The Capsicum annuum cultivar UCD-10X-F1 chromosome 3, UCD10Xv1.1, whole genome shotgun sequence genomic sequence TTAGTGTAaatgaataataactaattaaaaaaacGATTTACTTTACATTTGTTCGACTTGTCAAAGAAAAAATATCCATGAGACAATGACAAGTAAAGAATTGACTAAGTTTATGGACTCTACCCGAGGTACCAACATATCCATGGCTGCAACAGTCCTTCCATCATCGTTTTGCCGCATGTAAAATGCCTTGATGTCCTGAAATTATGGAACACCGTCAATCATCTGAAGTCCCCTACAGCTTCCATAATAAATGCAGATAGGAAATTAAACCTTTGGATAGTCTCTTATTATTACAGGACAACCACCAAAAGCCTCTTCGGTAATATATCTTTCATGCTCACTTTGCAAATCACATCCCCATTTCACCTACCATATGCAGAAGCACTTATTACAATTTAAGGAAAAGTAACAGAAGTATGGATGGGGAGAGATTGACCAAAAACTGCAAGTTGGAATGCAAATAAAGCATGCCTACCGGGAAATCAAACTTCTTTTTTGCTTTTAATAAAAGCTCAACGGCATCTGTATAAGTCAACTGCACAAAGTTCTTCTCAACAACATCCTGTGGAGCATATGGTCAACAACAAGACCAACTATTAGGTGCACAGTTTAGTCTGCCAGCATTGTGGAAAAAATGTAGAGAAGAGAACACATTGAATTCATAGAAATTCATACGGTAAGTCTATTGATGATCCCTTTTTCAATCCAAGTGTTAAAAAAATCCATATCTTCTTTGCAATTCTCCAACACATATTGCACCTTCCAAGTAGAGTTACGTCAATGCAAAAGTCTAGTTGTAAGAACAAATTGATAGATATGCACTAAGGAACAGAGAGATATGAAAGGTAACATACGACATACTGGAGATAGGCAGTAGCACAGGCCATGTCATCATCCAAGTCCGCAAAAGCTAGTTCTGGTTCAATCATCTTATACAATAGAACTAAGTGTCAACATTTTATTAGTTTCTGACCCCATATAAAGTAAGAAATATGAAACAAGCTCCACTATGTTTTATCAGTTGAAGCGTATAAGCTCACCCAGAATTCAGCTAAGTGTCTGGAGGTGTTAGAATTTTCTGCTCTGAATGTAGGGCCGAAGGTATAGATCTGGAAACAGATAGAGGACATTGTTAGAATTTGAAAGAATGACGACAAAAGTATGAAGGATTCTGTGACCAAAGGATTAAGTTGGGAAAATGGTTACAAGCCAGAGAAGGCAGTAGCATATGAAACTGAAGTGTGAGAGGAGACTCTACATCAGAGAGCGCAGTAGCATATGTTTCACCATTGAGTTGCCCAGACACTGTTAAATATGCTCGTTTCCCAAAGAAGTCCTGCAACACAAAGATGCAATTACAACAACTAACAAAACAGTTACTACAGGAATTCAACACAAAATGCAAGCACCTATTAACATTCAGaatttaaaaagttctttgtAAGGATAGAAACAGACTTAAACTGCTAGCTAATAAAATTCACTCTAAAATGGACAAAGCACCCTGGTTGTTGATTTGACTTACTTGTGACCAATCAACAGAACCGGACTCAGTAGTAGGAATAGCACTAACTGGTGAATCTCCACCTTCATTGGAGTTTGGAATCTGTAAGGTAAACAAACACCTTACTCAAGTACGagatatttcataaaaaagaatATAAGAGAAGTTCTGCTTAGATATTTGAAACTAAAAAAGTATTGTTCGCATTTGAATGAATTAAAAGAGTCAAATTAACGATTCTATTTTGCAAAAATATATGCACTGGAGTAACcgagcaagaaaaaaaataatcaggACGAAAGAGGCCAAGATAAAACTAAAAATCAGCTATATCTAATAGAAGacaaaaaaaagaatgacttCCGCAAGACTAACAAGACTACACGTAGATTAAGCCTTAAAGCTTTGTGTTAAACAGTCTTAAACAACATTTAGACAAAAAAGATACATGATGGAGAGTTTCAAACTTTCAATACAGCATCCTCTTAGTCCTCAACCAAGTTCAGAGCTTTgctgtttttttctcttttcctcccTTTCTTAGTTCTTGTGAAAGGTGATGAATGTGAAGAGAGATGGCACACATAGTGCTTGAACACCAACTGGGAATTTGGGAAAGACCAAATAGATGATTTAACATATTAAATCAACATTACATACCAATGTAGTCACACAGAATTGCTCGCCAGCTCCTTCACAATCAGAAGCAGTGATTATTGGACTTGAGATCCAAACAAAGCCATTTTCTTGGAAAAATTTGTGTGTAGCATAGGCCAAAGCATTCCTCACCCTCGAAACCTAAAAGAAGCTGACATATCAAATCAGGGACTGGAAAAGATAGAAGTCGACTTACACTAGAAGTTTGCATCTGGAGAAACAGAGAAATCTATCAAAGGCAGGAAATCCAATGGCTTCTAAGCATGCATATTCCAACTCCCAAAGAATTTATATCCCATGGGTGATTTTGCTAGTCAAGTTAATTACCCCTTCACATTAAGTCTAATgctgtaaatagaagagaaattaCCCTTTCAAAATGCCGCCTATTGGTTTCATTACCAACATCAATGCTACCCAGATGCCCTGTACTGGCTTCTCAACAAAAACCAATTATTTTACATTTCCACAAATGCGAGGAGGAATTGGGTTCAGGCACTGCCAGTTAATAGGTAAAATAGAGAATCAGTGTTACTTGCCTTAGGAAAAGACAACTGGGCAAGAACCTTGAGAATTTTAAGAATTAGAAGACCAGCTGCCcttacttgagccgagggtctattggaaacagcctcgcTACCTTCCAAGGTTAAGGTCTGTACACACTACCCTGCTGAGAACCCCCACTTTGCACAAAGTCTATTGTAACTATTCTACAATTCTGTTCCAAATCACTAGTAATATTTTCTTCTTGTCATTGTTGGACATTGATCCAAAGAAATATTTACCTTTTTGGTACCTATatgagatctgaaactaatggCTATACAGAAAGGTAATAAGGATGAAGGGGCTGAATAAAAATGGTAGTTCTGCTCTAGCATCAACTGATCACAGGCTGCTGAAACACCAAAAATATTAACAGGAATGTATATAATTATGGATGTACAGAAAGTAattagtttctttctttcttaaaccATAACAGGTCAAGTAGACGATTTTCCTTATAATAGGGAATTGATTTGGAAGTATTTCAAATATAAAGGGGTATATCAATAACCGCATGGACACAGGGTAAACAAACAAACTTACAGATGGACGGTCAGAAAGAATGCTTCCTAATTACATGCAATCAATGTCATTTTCCTACCAAACTACATGAATATTCCAATATCGCCCAAGAGAATACAGGCAAAACAAAATGGAAAAAGTGAAAACTAGAAATGACAATGTAGAACTGTCCCAACTCATACCGCACCAAAAGTGTTTGTTCGAGGGCGGAGGTGAGCCTTTGTTCTCAAGAATTCTCTGCTGACCCTTTTCTTCTGGATGGGGAAAGAAGGATCACTTTTACCGACCTGCAGGCAAACCAACATGAGCAAGCCTACTGATTAAATGACCAGTGTCATAACATAACCAACAATTAGAAGAACATGAGAACTACACAAAAGCTCTAATTTTCTTACAATAAATGACACTACGTGGGCAAGATAAACATGTTTCTTGAAATTTATCCAAATGAAGCCGCTAAGGTGTCCTTGTAGATTCTGTCATTTCTTTCTGACAAATTTGGCTCATTTTATGCTTAGATAATGAAGGATTGACAGGACATTAGTTCAGTGTTCATAGTTTCTGAAGAAagccattttttttttaagaaaaagtgcAAACTATGGCATCACTCAACATTCATAATTTGGTGGTTcaagataaaatgataaattctTGTGTGGCATCTAGTAAGCCATGAAACAATGTCGTAAATATTGAGATCTTTTGAGACTGACCCCTCCTCAACCTTTTCAATAAATATGTTCAACGAGCTATAAACAAATCGTTGGAATTGGAATGTTATTAGAGTAGTGATAGCTAAGGAAAAAACTTGCAGCAATATTGAAATTCTTGGAGAAGGATTCAAGCAGGCACGGAATTAGCTATATCACTCTACATGCTGGTGGAGTCTCGTGGTCCGCTGGAAGACCTTAAATGTCATCTAACTTCAAAAACATTTCAACAACTAAAGCGCAATACACTTGTGATTTGTAATGATAATGCATACAcaaatacaacatatataaacGTCATCTAACTTCAAAAACATTTCAACAACTAATGCGCAAGACACATGTTcaagccttggagtaactggtaaagttgctgccatgtgacccggaggtcacgggttcaagccttggaaacagcctcgggcagaaatgcaaggtaaggctgtgtacgatacacccttgtggtggggccctttcccggacaccgcgcatagcggtagctttagtgcaccgggctgcccctttttttttttttaatgcgCAATACACATGTTGTGATTTGTAATGATAATGCATACACAAATACAACATATATAATAACAATATGGATAAGCTTATTCGGTAGCAGAAGATGTATTTATATGCATGTGCATAGTTCCTATTAGAATTGTATCATCTAGTTGCTTCTCATTTCCTCTCTTCAGGAAAAACGAAGTCAAGAATTTCCGTCATAGGTGGATGTTCTTTACGGATTGATGTCAAAATAAAAATACCCTTAGAAGTAAGGATGCTTAAGCATACTTGTAAGCTTAAACATTGAACATCAGATGAAATTGACAAAGTCCCTTACCACTACAAGCTTCTGAACCTTCAACTCTATTTTCTGTTTTGATCCTTGGCTGCTGACTACAGTACCTTCTATCCATACTGATGCACCAGTTGAAATTGAACCATTCTCCACCTATAAGAAATGTATAAAACAAAGTAAACGAACATCAGAAATAAAACAAACAGGTCAGCCAAGTCAATTACCAAGTTGAAAGCCCCATGAAATCAAATCTAAGTTACTCTATAAGTTTTCTCAAGTTAAGGGGAGACTGCTAAATATTGAAGCCTTAAATGTTATCTTccgaaagaaagaaaaatagaaagaaaatgatcttcaaaagaTATTTACATCCATATTATTTCATGATCTCAAGCTTTACTGGGTGGTGCATCTCGAACAAGCATACACAGAAAAATATCTAGACCCTATGACAATATCCACAGCTGTGCGCCACCTTATCTGGAGCACTTGTAGAACCACATAAAGAAAACTAGTACCCGAGTAGACACATAGATGACAACTTCTTAACCTGCTTCCAAtcacataaaaactagaaatttcCAAGAGTGGCTATCCAAGGGGCATAGCACGTGGTTTGACACCCACCGAAACAACACaaagtgactttctaagtgaTGCTTGTAGGCCGTGTTCAATGTCGTAAGTGTAAGCTAGACTAATCACACAATTCTTCAGAAGACCTTTCCTTCAATGTTGAATCCCTCAAGTTTCATACACCAAATTTCACAGCGATCAGTAAAAGAAATCACCTATCCTGAGGATCAAATGAAacttgttttgtttcttttcaaatataaacCACATATATGCTATTCTGCAGATATCAAAATGCACCCCAAAAATTTATGCACTTCTTTCTTAAATGGACCTTATTTACCTCTAAATTATATGCAGATGAGCTTACGATAATAAGTGATCAGCACAAAATATAGACCAATGTAGTTTCTACCAACATTAAGCTGGTTTGTCTGATGTCTCTTATTCAGCAAAGCTAGAAACGATTACATGAATACGTATGCATATTATAGGCAGAAACACACACTTGTTACACAGTTATTACCTGATCATAACCGTCAGCATCAGAGCCCATAACACATTGCATATTTGAAAGACAAGAACCATCATTAATCTGcacattaatcaaaaaattacaaCCTCAAACCACTACAAATACTTAAAAAGCTCCCGAATTTCAAGATAATGGCATTATTACATCAATAAAGGTAACACTGCTCTGAGCCCTAACAGTCCGAACCCAACCTCTAACCACCAAAGTCTCACCAACCCGGTCCAAACCTTCTTCAGTCCCTCCTTTTATATCCGCAACTCTCAACCTTCTCCGAAATTCCCTCACTTTTTTCTCAATATCATCAAATTTGTGCTTTTCAACTGCTTCGCCGGAGGAAATAGCGGCGGTAACCACTGAACAAAAGTTCCGACGACGGAACAATGGAATTGAACTGTTGTGCAGCTTTGGAGTTAAGATTTCGATGTGAGTGAAGAAACGGAGGGCCGGTTTAAGGCGGAGCGCGGTGGCCGGAGACAGAGCACCTGCCATTTTTTTCTAAGTAGTGCTACTGCTGCCAATGGTTATTTACTGTCCCATATCCGGCTATAAATGCAAACCTGGTTTAGTTGTAGTAAaacatttttaaatatttttatttgtagtaaaaaaaaaaaagaaaaaaaaaaacttattggcAACAGAAGTCCCTACATTTTATCCCAATGTTAATTTTAATCGATAATTTAGCAGTAAGAATACTAATGTTTAGTTTATGGAGGAACACAGATCAatagtaaaatttaaaaatcccTACATTTTATTCTTAAGTCAGATAAATATTAATCACTTCGTTCTATTTTATGTttcgtcattttctttttaatctttcCTTATTCGATAATTATTTAATAGCATCATTCTCATTTTATTCTTAGTGAGTCTCACTATTaagaaaaaacaactaaaaaataaaaatcatcatttatttattaaattctgTGCTCGGTCAAATAacacacataaaatgggacagaggtagtaaaaatttaataaaaagtaaCTTCTCTTCTAATACGATGTATTTCTTGATTCAAATTCTACCGCTgaattctaaaatgtatttttaggCTTTagttaaacactaaaatgtattttttaaaaaatatttttttattcaccaactaaatataaaaaatattttttgaaaactatttttcattcactaactaaacataagaaaacaagtaaaaaataaatttattttcgagaaaaatattttcctaattttccatTTGAAACATTTTcgttcgtaccaaacacaccccttGTTAGTTCATAAAATCAATAGCAATTTTATTGGTTGATCAATTCAatatttttgcacacccctaaatTTAACTGATTATTTTGAACCAAATCGAAACATGATGACCATTTTTGAAGAGGTCGAACAATAATACTGTGGTGATTGAAGCGAAGTGGGGAGAGCTGAAGAGGAAGAAACTGGAAATGGAAAGGGAAGAAGCCAAGAGGAGATGTACATCCCTCAAAAATCGTATTCAAACTTTTATTGCAACTCCTCAGAAATCCTCATGGAAAACTACCCTTTTGAGGCTAATCAACTCTGAACTCTCCTTCCTCAATCGCCTTTCCCTGTCCAACAACAACGTCAAACTCAGCACCAACATCGGATACCTCGAATCAATCGTCCACATTCTTGAAAACCCACTAGTTACATCAGTCTCCCGTGTCTGTAAACCCATTTCCATTTCATCAAAACTGAGTGTTTATATAGATGTAATTTGCTCTTTTAATGGAAAACCAGTTTGGTTTGTTGTATCTGACAGGAACCCCAAGTATGTTTCTTGGGAAGATTCGGGGAATACTAGGAATTGGAAGGGTTTAAGAAGGAAAATTCAAGAATTATTGTTTGCTGCTTTGGAGGCATCTGTTATGGTGAGACCTTGTTCTGTTGTTCTTTTTTTTGCTAATGGACTTGaaagttgtgttcttgaaaaGGTTAGAGATGAATTTGGTGCTACTAATTTGGGGTTTgggttttgtgatttttttgattGTGAGTTTGTTGATGAATTGGAGGATTGGGTAACTGTAATGGGGAGGTCTTTTGAAAAGGCTTGTGTTTTGGAAATAAAGGTTGAATCTTTTTCGTCTAGCAGTCGAATTGCCGACTCTAGGAGAGAGGTGAAATTGCGGGATAAAGATGGAGAAATGTTGACAGGCTTATCTGGGAATGCTAGTGATGATGTAAAGTTGGGTGATTCGTTTTGTGCTCTTGTCGCAGCGTTGAGGAGTTGGTCCGGTtttggtggtgaagaagaaaCTGAATTGGTTAATTTTGATACGACAGCATTGGTTGCTATAGTGTCTGGGATTTGTAATGGGGGTATTGATCGAATTCTGGCTACTCCGGAGAGTGAGTTGAGGAGTCGGTTCAAGGCAAATTATGAGTTCATGATTGGACAGGTGAAACCTCTTATGTTAAAAAATTTTTGGAACCCGTCTGGTGTTTAAATTTAGAGAGATTCTTTATTATTTCTCTGTTCTTTTTGATTTTGTTAATATTCGATTGATTGCTTTATAGAGCCAACATACGTCAGAGACTCTTATGAGCGGGTTGATTCAAACAATTTAGTTATGAGAACATATACATCAGTTGCCCCTCTACAGCTGATTAATAACAAATTGAAGTCTCAGGCCACATCATCTTATTGTTTGTGATTACCTTACTATTTGATTGGCAGAGCGCCTAAGAGTGTAAACTGGTTATGATTATGCTATGTTTCTGCTTCAATTGTTGATCAGTGCAACAATTTACCTGAAATATATGAGCATAACAAATTCCTAGTTTTGGTGTTCCATAATCTGGGAAGCCTATAGTGCTGAGTTGGAAATGATCAACTGCTTATAGCTGTGATCCTTTCGTTTTCAGTCCTAAGGAAATCTCTTCATATATGAACTGTGAAGATTCATATACTATTAGCTTAACCACTGTACTTTTGCATTTGACAAACATTGTTGTAACATTCTTTGGCGTATGTTGACTTGGCTTCCACCAGGTGAATGCTGAAATGAAGAAGCCAATCCACATGGAGCTGATGCCCGTGATATCGCAAAAGAGAGGCATGGTTTGTCAAAGTGTTTGTTCAGAATTTCAGGAGCTTGTTTCAATGTGTGGTGGGCCTAATGAGAGGTCTAGAGCAGAGCACTTTCTGAACCGTCTTAGGTGAATTTTTTATAAGTTTCAATATGTTCTTACTGCAAGTTTTCTTTTCCTACAACTTTATTGCAACTATCGTTACATTCAGCAGTACATGCTATGCCATTCCCTCCCCCTTTTTACCTCCAGAAAAGAAATAGGAAGAAAGATAAGAATTGCTTGTCTCCTCTAATCTGGCTTCTAAACATCCTCAAGATAAATTTGAAGAAGTTTTGTTCGTCATCTGCTATATGACTTTCAAAATTGTGGGTCCCAGGAAAATTTTGTTAGCTACTCTGTTATAGAATTCATGGTCTTTTGGTCAGTCTGTTACAACTTCTTAGTTCTTCTAAATCTGATGCCAAATAGTAACTAACCTCGATCTCATAATGAAAATGGTAGTAAGCTAGTAACACTTGTACCTCAGACCTGTTGTCAAGAAAAGTAGCTTTATGCTTTGATTGGTTTATGAGCTTCCCTCGCAtgattctctctctttcttttcaaTCGATTAAGGAAAAGGGTAATGTATTGATGGTGTAGTAGAAAATAAGCGAATCAAATTTCGTTCTTATTCAGACAAGAAGGTTATTAATTTGAGGGCATAAATTGGAACAGTGACAGCTTTGGTAGAGGTCATATAATTATGTGGACAATTGATGAAGTTGCCAAGATTCACACTTGGATTTTTTTCATCtccatgtttctttttttttcttaagttttaCTAGTAACTTAGATTCCATATGCTGATCATCTGATTAACTCAAACAGGGTTGTGCCTGATTGCCCATCAGAACGGCTTACCAGCCTTCCAACAACCAGAAAACTGGCTTCAAAAAACAAGGTGACTTTTGGAACCGGAGATTATTGGCATGCTCCTACTATAACTGCAAACATGGCATTTGTCAGAGCTGTTTCACAGACAGGAATGTCCCTGTTTACCATAGAGCATACACCGCGAGCCTTGGTAGGTGATTAATCCCCTTGGCAAATGTAATTGGAAAACAGATGTTGTTCCTAATCCTGATGCTCCATTGGTGTAATGGAACTGACAATTTTCTGTTAAAAGAGATGTTGAGATACCCAAGCATGACACATCGTTTGGACTAGGAAATTGTGAAACTTGCTTGGCTATTACACTTGTATATATCAGACAAGCAGAAATATTTTCATGAGCTTTTGTATGTTAGCTTGTATGATGCTTCTTAGGTAATAAAGGATGGGGCCTCAGTTATCTTAATTCTGTCTGCAGTTAGTTTCCTTCTTGATAAAAGTGTTAAGTAAGAGCAAGTAGCAACACATTTCTTAATCTAATTGGGAAGAACAAAAGCTAAGCACTAAATTTTTCTGCAATAAATCACTTCATATTAAAGATGCATAATCAAGTAGTAACCACTAGCCAATGTTTGGCTTAGATGAATGTAATAGAATTCTCCCAATGTCCATGAATAACATTTTAACTATCAAGAGTAgagatcccaaaaataaaataaaatacacaacaGCACTAGAAGCCTAAAGTAAATactacaaaacaaacaaatatgTTGAATACAATGCAGAATGCAAAAGCTTTTAGAGCTTCAACCCAAACTTACAAGTACTGGCCTTAATTCGGACCAAACTATTAGCAGAGAGGCTATCGACAATCAGCAAGCAGTCTCCCCTTATTCTCACCTTTCTCAACTTGAGCTTCCCAAGTTTAACACTGACTGGGACTTGAATCTTGAGATCTAATGGGATTCTTCCGTTTTGTGCTGCCTCTTGAATTGCAGACATCAGTGTATTACCATATTGTGATTGCCCAGTTAAGGCCACATCGAGGTCTGTTCTGTTCTGATGACCTTGATAGAACTTGGGAAGAGACCCTTTACAGAGCTCTGTGTTCTTGTACCACACACTCAAATGACTTCCTTTCTCATAGTAAATTCCAATCTTCTTGTTGGGATTCACTGCAGTGATTCTGAAATTAAATTTCGCATAGAGGCTCATGTCGAAGTTGAGTCTCAAGTCTGATATTCTGAGGTTGTCCACTGAGTACTGAGGGatctttggtttgaaaacaaggtAAAGAATGCCAGCAATTGCTGCAATAATGATGACTAGGAGTATGATAAGGCTAATTGTCCAGCAAATGCATTTGCAACAGCAACTTCTCTTCTTAGTGGGTGGTCTCGAATACATTACAGGAGCGGTACGCCTGAATGGCTGGTTGACGTTTGGCTGCTGAAGCCGCGTTGGCTCGCCTTTTTCTGATTTAAACGAGCCCCGAGGCACTAAAggaagtgttgttgttgttgttggtcgtGGTGGTGCTGGTGCTTCCATGTCCACAACTGGATGAATCCTTTGAGTTTCTGTCATTGATGTCAGTTGTTACTAAAACAGTACGCTATTGCTTTTGATCAACAACTTACAAACTCCTCTTAATAATTACAAGGAGGAACCTCTCTCACGTATTGTGCAGTGTACGCTATGTATAAGTTACAAAATGTTGTATACGTGAAGTTTAGTAGATTAAATATTCCAAGAGAAGATGGAGGTAGGAAATATTTTTGGCCTCTTTCACCTAATAATAAGAAAAGTGTTGAGAGGAGAAGCAAAGTAGGTCAGCTATATATGAGCTTTGACTATTTTCTGTTATACCTCTTTTAGTTAACCTACAAGTAATTAATCCAGACAGACACGTCTGTATGAAGGTGGAAGTATTATTAATCACTTACATTCATCAATAGTAGAAATTATTTGCATGATGATTGGTCATTTCAACTCGGAAATtgacctcttttttttcttttttctctttttcccctCCCTAAATCCCATTTTAGAGGGCAGGTATCGCGCTCTATACGATTGTCAGCTAAGTAAATAGATGGGGCAGATGAAGAAAGAAA encodes the following:
- the LOC107862740 gene encoding asparagine--tRNA ligase, chloroplastic/mitochondrial, encoding MAGALSPATALRLKPALRFFTHIEILTPKLHNSSIPLFRRRNFCSVVTAAISSGEAVEKHKFDDIEKKVREFRRRLRVADIKGGTEEGLDRVGETLVVRGWVRTVRAQSSVTFIDINDGSCLSNMQCVMGSDADGYDQVENGSISTGASVWIEGTVVSSQGSKQKIELKVQKLVVVGKSDPSFPIQKKRVSREFLRTKAHLRPRTNTFGAVSRVRNALAYATHKFFQENGFVWISSPIITASDCEGAGEQFCVTTLIPNSNEGGDSPVSAIPTTESGSVDWSQDFFGKRAYLTVSGQLNGETYATALSDIYTFGPTFRAENSNTSRHLAEFWMIEPELAFADLDDDMACATAYLQYVVQYVLENCKEDMDFFNTWIEKGIINRLTDVVEKNFVQLTYTDAVELLLKAKKKFDFPVKWGCDLQSEHERYITEEAFGGCPVIIRDYPKDIKAFYMRQNDDGRTVAAMDMLVPRVGELIGGSQREERLEYLEERLDNMNLNKESFWWYLDLRRYGSVPHAGFGLGFERLVQFATGIDNIRDAIPFPRTPGSAEF
- the LOC107862741 gene encoding UPF0415 protein C7orf25 homolog, with the protein product MEREEAKRRCTSLKNRIQTFIATPQKSSWKTTLLRLINSELSFLNRLSLSNNNVKLSTNIGYLESIVHILENPLVTSVSRVCKPISISSKLSVYIDVICSFNGKPVWFVVSDRNPKYVSWEDSGNTRNWKGLRRKIQELLFAALEASVMVRPCSVVLFFANGLESCVLEKVRDEFGATNLGFGFCDFFDCEFVDELEDWVTVMGRSFEKACVLEIKVESFSSSSRIADSRREVKLRDKDGEMLTGLSGNASDDVKLGDSFCALVAALRSWSGFGGEEETELVNFDTTALVAIVSGICNGGIDRILATPESELRSRFKANYEFMIGQVNAEMKKPIHMELMPVISQKRGMVCQSVCSEFQELVSMCGGPNERSRAEHFLNRLRVVPDCPSERLTSLPTTRKLASKNKVTFGTGDYWHAPTITANMAFVRAVSQTGMSLFTIEHTPRALVGD
- the LOC107862742 gene encoding NDR1/HIN1-like protein 6; the encoded protein is MTETQRIHPVVDMEAPAPPRPTTTTTLPLVPRGSFKSEKGEPTRLQQPNVNQPFRRTAPVMYSRPPTKKRSCCCKCICWTISLIILLVIIIAAIAGILYLVFKPKIPQYSVDNLRISDLRLNFDMSLYAKFNFRITAVNPNKKIGIYYEKGSHLSVWYKNTELCKGSLPKFYQGHQNRTDLDVALTGQSQYGNTLMSAIQEAAQNGRIPLDLKIQVPVSVKLGKLKLRKVRIRGDCLLIVDSLSANSLVRIKASTCKFGLKL